TTGCGCCAGCACCAGAGCCAGGAATGGACGACCGTGAATATCCACCACGGCCTTCTGCGTGTCGTTAATCACACTGCGCAGGCGGGTGCCAAAGCCACCGCAGAGGATATAGGCATTCATCAGCCCGCCCTCAAACCGAAGAAAGTCTCTAGACAACGCGCAGCGTGCTCCAAATGTTCCTCGCCAAGCCCAGGCCACACACCGACCCAGAAGGTGTCGTGCATCACTTTATCGGTCACCGACAACTCACCTGAGACCCTGAAATTGCGGCCTTGCATATAGGGCTGACGCACCAGGTTACCGGCAAACAGCAGCCGTGTACCGACACCTTGCGCATCCAGATATCGCAGCAGCTCAACCCGACGAATACCGCAACCATCACGCAAGGTCATGGGGTAGCCAAACCAGGAAGGGTCACTTCCTGGCGTGGCCTGCGGCAGTATTAGAAAATCCTGACAGCCGGCCAGGCGCTCACTGAGCCAGATGAAATTGCGCTTGCGGGCAACGATGAAGTCATCAACGCGGTCCATCTGCGCCAACGCACAGGCAGCCTGCATATCGGTGATCTTCAGGTTGTAGCCCAAGTGTGAGTAGGTGTACTTGTGGTCATAACCCTCTGGTAGATCGCCCAACTGCCAGCAAAAGCGCTTGCCACAGGTGTTGTCCTCACCTGGCGCGCAGTAGCAGTCACGCCCCCAGTCACGAAAAGATTCGATAATGCGTTTGAGCGCCGGGTTATTGGTAAATACAGCACCGCCCTCACCCATGGTGATGTGGTGAGCCGGATAAAAACTGAGGGTACCGATATCGCCGAACGTACCGACCATATGCCCTTTATAGGTCGACCCCAAAGCATCGCAGCAGTCCTCGATCAACCACAGGCCGTACTTATCGCACAGAGCGCGAACCATACTCAGATCGAAGGGATTGCCCAGCGTGTGGGCCAACATGATGGCCTTGGTTTTCGGGCTGATTGCCGCCTCAATCTTCGCTGGATCAATGTTGTAGGTCGGCAGCTCGACATCCACAAAAACCGGCACCGCACCGAATTGCAGGATGGGATTGACGGTAGTCGGAAAGCCCGCCGCGACGCCGATTACTTCGTCGCCCGGCTTGATCGCACGGTCACCCAAGCGCGGGGAGGTCAATGCGGAGAATGCCAACAGGTTGGCTGATGAACCTGAGTTGGTGGTGAGGACGCAACGGCGTCCAAGGTACTTGGCCAGACGCTTCTCGAACGCTTCATTGAAGCGCCCGGTGGTCAGCCACCCATCGAGCACAGCCTCGGTCATCGACTGCAACTCACCCGCACCAATTACTTTTCCCGATGGCGGCACTGAGCTCTGCCCCACCACAAACGGCTTAGGCGCCATCTGCAGCTCAGCATAGCGTCCGACCAACTCGGCAATTTGTTGGCGCAGCTGTTGCGCGGTGCTGTCAGTCATTGAATTTCGCCTTGGTGAAGCGCGATCTGTTCGCGGGTAACGCTTGCCATGTCACGTCCGTTTTGCCAGGCCAACTGCCAGTCCAGTGTGTGCTGTAGAGTCGCATCCAATGACCAGCGTGGCGCCCATCCCAGCGATTGTCTGGCCTTGCTGGAGTCCAGCGCCAGTAACCCCGCCTCATGCGGCTGGGCATCGGCAGAGGCAGACCAGCGGGCCTCACCCGGCCAGAGCTCCGCAAGACGCGCCACGACCGCCTCCACTGTCGCGAGCCCGGCACTGTCTGGTCCAAAATTCCAAGCAGCAGCATGACGTTCAGGATCAGTCAGCAGTCCTTGCGCCAGTTGTAAATACCCCATTAATGGATCAAGCACGTGCTGCCAGGGACGAGTCGCATGGGGGTAGCGCAAAATCACGTCTCGACCTTGCTGCCAAGCGCTGAAGATATCGGGGATCAAGCGCTCCGCAGACCAGTCACCAC
This DNA window, taken from Pseudomonas sp. SG20056, encodes the following:
- the rfbH gene encoding lipopolysaccharide biosynthesis protein RfbH, translating into MTDSTAQQLRQQIAELVGRYAELQMAPKPFVVGQSSVPPSGKVIGAGELQSMTEAVLDGWLTTGRFNEAFEKRLAKYLGRRCVLTTNSGSSANLLAFSALTSPRLGDRAIKPGDEVIGVAAGFPTTVNPILQFGAVPVFVDVELPTYNIDPAKIEAAISPKTKAIMLAHTLGNPFDLSMVRALCDKYGLWLIEDCCDALGSTYKGHMVGTFGDIGTLSFYPAHHITMGEGGAVFTNNPALKRIIESFRDWGRDCYCAPGEDNTCGKRFCWQLGDLPEGYDHKYTYSHLGYNLKITDMQAACALAQMDRVDDFIVARKRNFIWLSERLAGCQDFLILPQATPGSDPSWFGYPMTLRDGCGIRRVELLRYLDAQGVGTRLLFAGNLVRQPYMQGRNFRVSGELSVTDKVMHDTFWVGVWPGLGEEHLEHAARCLETFFGLRAG